CGACCTCGACAGACCAAATCGATGCCGTATGtgcttcttctacttcttcttcttctcttttcttgcaTTTACTTATTAATTAGCATTACAAACTGACTAGCGCATTACAGGAAATCGAAAAGGAAAGTCGTTGAGGAAAAGATCGACGGACTGGTTACGCTCATATCGTCGATATCTGCAAAGTCCGCCGCGAGAGAAGTTCAGTCTCCAAAAAATGTAGATTCAGCAACGTCTCTAGTGGAAGGTAGCTCACCAGAATGCACAAAATTGTCGCCAACTGCTCGCCAGGATGTGGTTGCAAGGGGATTTCTCACCACGGATGAAGCAAAGCAGCTTCTAGCCGATttcgctgctgcttctgaagAATTCTCGCCTGTTCTGCTTCCACCTGAAGCTAGCTTGGATCACCTACGGTTGGAGAGACcctgccttctccttgcaATTCTCGCCGCTTGCGCTCGAGATCATCTTCAAGCTAGACTGGAGATAGAATTCCGAAAGATGCTGGCCGACAGAGTGATTGTAAATGCCGAGAAGAATCTAGACTTGTTACAAGGGCTGTTAGTATATCTTACTTGGTAACATTCACGATATCTCTCTTTCACTTGTTCTGCACACACTAACGTTCGCTGAAAGGAATCATCTTTACTTTAACCCTGCTAAGGAACAAATTTACCAGTTATCTCAAATGGCGACTacaatggcagcagagcTCAAGCTTCCGCTCGATGACTCAGTAAAAGACATTCTAATTCAGCAGCGGGGAACTTTTGACAAACACGGGCAATACTACTTTATCatcgagaagatgagaacaTTTGTGGCTTGCTACTACGTTGACTCTTGGTAAGTATACCAAATGCATTGCTCGACTTTACAGCTAATATCTCTACCACAAGTATCTCTTTGGCAATGAGGAAACCAAGCCACTTTAAATACTGCAGAACTGTCGCGGATTGTTGTATCTTGTTGCCCTATGTCTCGCTTACAGCATCTGATGAAATTTTATCATGCTTTGTGCAATTGCAAGGGCTGGCTGAGGAAGTTGATCAGCTGTTTCAGTATAACAATATCCGGTGGTTGGAGGTTGTGGATTATTTGCAGATACAAGTGATGATGAACAAATTCAAGGGAAAGCTGGATGAACTAGTTCAGAGTTTTCCACCTgaggcaaaagcaaacaGTAAGTAAACATCacattcttctttctctggGAGTTTATCGGATGCTCATTGCCATAGGCTTAATTCAAAGGAAATGCCTTTACATTCGGATATACATACAAGAAGTTGGCCTTCATTCTCCGCCACACCATGAGGCCAATATGGACCTCAGTAATGCAATGTGCTGTAGCTGGTGCTCATCATTGCCACGACTTAATATTGCCATTTCGTGCATTCGAGCGGCACAGAGTTATATTAACGAGTACGTGTTTTTACCTCCTCAAAGCCTTCGCTCTACTGTTCTGTTTCAAGAGTCAGAACTTCTGTATGCCATTCTTGTGCTCGCTGCAGCTACACTTGGGGGCGTCACTGTGAGCGAGCCTGGCCAATTACGCGAACTTGCAGACATTTCGTCGTATCTTATCGCTCTCCGCGATAaaatgatgacgatgggAACAATGACGGATCATGGGCAAGATAGACGCGACTACTTCTGGAAAATGACGCAGTTTTTCAAGCATTGCTTGAACTGGAAATCACAAGACGCCGGCAATCAGGCTCCCTGTCTAGGCACCTGTTCCTCCAGTAGCGACGACAGCATGTCGTTTTTGAGAATCTTGGAGAATATACCAACAGAGGAGGTAATCCAGAAAGACTCCATGTTTAATCTATTGGATATGAGCTGGATAATGAGCGCCTCTGAGTTTTAATATTGTTTTCTTAATTTAGACTTGGCAATTCAGAGCAATCTGAATGTGATATCAGTCTTGGTAAATGATAACTAGAAGGGAATATGATATTTTGTATGTTTAAGTCTATTTGGAATCTTGTTGGGTAGTGCTCATTTAGATTACCCCACCCACAGTACTGTGACCACACCATTGTTCCCTCTCGACGTTTAATACCTCGTTTAATACCTAAGTTCGTATTGTTCAAGCGATCATGGCTGGGCCGCATAACACCCAAGTGCCGCTCTTACAGAAAGGCTAAGGCTTTGATCTTGATTCTGTTGAGAAATTGAATTATGCTTCGCGTTTACCCATGACGGTTGATGTTCTaattttccattttttgtTACGCTCCAATATAGTTTAGTTAAATGGACAGACCTTCTTCCAGTTGTGAACGTTATTGTCAGGCTTCTCTAAGTCCTCGTTGGGCATCAGCCATGAGTCAGGTCCAGACAATGGCCCAGACAAAGGCTTGGCAACGTCAGCATATGTCAACATTCCGATGTTACATTGCATCAAAGAGTAGACTTGGTAGATGAACTACTTTACATGTTGGTGCTGACTACTTGTGGGTTGTCTCAAATTTCGGCAGCAACTATTCCGGTCTTCGCCTTACAGAGAAGTCCGAATGGTTACTTGGGCAAACTCCACTGAAGTCACTAAGGAGTACTTAATCACGACGTGAAACGCATAATTGcattcctccatcttctttatTCTCCTgtatagaaaaagaaaagcaactTGCCTTCAGTATGCGCCCTCTCACACTTTTACCTCTAGTTACTTCTACCAACCGCCTGGGTGTCATAGCCAAAGGTGGCACGTCTGTTACGAATTCGGAGTTGGGTAGCAGTTGTGTAAGTCACATATTACACTATTTCATACGCCTCAATTAACGCGAAAAGGAAGTGTAGCGAATTACATAAAGAGTTGCCATCTCTTGTTCACTACCCATCGTCGTCGGAATACGAATCTCGGAATGCCGAATATTACTCTAAGCAACAACAGGAGCTTCATCCGGCATGTATAATAAGACCGAAGGCCGCAGATGATGTCTCGCGTATTCTACAGATCGCAAATTCCTTACAATGTCCATTTGCTGTAGCATCTGGAGGGCATATGTGTTGGAAAGGATCATCAAACATTGATGGAGGCTTCCTTATTGACCTAAGGGCAATGAATAAAATTAGCATCCAACATGAGCGCCGGATGGTCGAACTGGGCCCTGGTGCAACGTGGATAAATGTTTATGCTGCCCTGGAACCGTATCATATTTCGACAGCCGGAGGGCGAATTAGTGGAGTTGGGGTTGGTGGCTTCCTCTTGGGCGGTGAGTAGTTGGAACAACCGAACGGCTTGACATACTACTGACATTCATGGTAAGGTGGCATCGCCTTCGTATCCGCTGAGAAGGGACTTGGTGCGAACAACGTGATCAACTACGAGGTTGTACTCTCTAATGGTACGATTGTCAACGTAAATGAAGCTGAGAATGAAGACTTATTCTGGGCGATGAAACTACCCTCTACCAATTATGGCATCGTTACTCGATTCGACATGCGTACTTATCCCTCTGCTGCGATATGGGGAGCCGTCAATGTGCATCCCTTCACTCCAACTCTTGCTTCAGAACTCTACGCACAGTCTGAAAAATGGGGGCACGACGACACAAACAAAGACAACATGGTATCAGTCGCTATGGTGCGAAACAAGGGCATGAGTTTAGCCTTGGCAGTGCAAGTTAATGAAGTTGGAATTGCCTAAGATCCACTGACATCCAGTACACCTATCATGCATTTAGAGACCACTGGAAGTACCTATAAAGTAGTACGTGAGGTAGTTGACAGTGCTCTCGCGGCCACAACACGAACAAGGTGGCACACAATCACGACAAAGATCGATACGGAATATTTCATGGACATTTTTGAAAAGAGTGAAAGTATCATGAAACCTCATGATGACCGTGAAAATATCCTCTGGAGTATAGCGGTCCAACATTTTCAGAAGAGCTGCATTAACGCAGCCAAAGAAAGTCCAATCTTCAATGCTTTAGGGCAAGGGAAAGATGACTTAGTCAGTGAGTACTAGGACATTTTCACAGCTTTCAATTTCCACTAATAAACGCTATAGATATCCATATTCGGATGGAGTGGGCAAACcctgatgacgatgctgcaTTAGAGGGAGCGGCTTATGAACTTGGCACTTTAGCTGAGACTGAGGCTCGTAAAAGAGGTATACTGAACGATTTCATTTATCTGAACTACGCCGATGGAAGCCAGCCTGTATATGAACGCTCCGTTACAACTGATGATATGgaaaagatgagagagataAAGAAAGCGTATGATCAGGCAGGAAAATTTGACAAACTTTGGAGAGGTGGCTATAAACTGCCGGTAGAGAGGGGCAATATGAGTCAGACTGATGCGGATAACAAACACGATGAGCTCTAATAGTTATTCACCGCTACAGGGGACTCTATCACTCTATAATAGCATACCTCGTCATTTATTTTTCAATCCATATATAAACTGACCGTCTAGATTCCTATCATCGCTATCGTAGAAAGTGTAAACGTCTAAAATAAAGAGATACAATACGTTGTGCTCCCCCTTTTTCTGCAAAGTgcaagttttttttcccattgtATTAGTATCTCAAATTTAGAACTaaaaaatgaagatgacaaTTTCTATCTAAACGTTGAGCGTTTCGG
Above is a genomic segment from Trichoderma breve strain T069 chromosome 6, whole genome shotgun sequence containing:
- a CDS encoding short chain dehydrogenase domain-containing protein, yielding MAFLRSYFTTKPTLLEKDVTDLKGKVFIITGGTGGIGLELAKILYHANATRIYILSRSAQSGDTAIGLIKTSESPPGMKQRSAKDEDTVRFIALDLGDFSSIKAAAESFLKLETRLDVIWHNAAVMLAPEGSVSKQGHELTFATNVFGPFLLQHFLTPIMLQTLRNPATVKGSVRVCWAASGDGVVPPGEDGRTARYMQSKAGNAILAAEMAKLHPDIISCAFNPGAIKTDIARHAPWFLQVVHNLMSHPVRFGALTELYAGFSDEVIKKNGCFVVPFGQIGTTVPKVEAGIAERNTGFLYVPMEKADGSWITRGGAEVEPRRRTGHLRRSCETCRRSKVRCIPKADSSNAFPLCERCSVNGTTCIFERAIARPRQTKSMPKSKRKVVEEKIDGLVTLISSISAKSAAREVQSPKNVDSATSLVEGSSPECTKLSPTARQDVVARGFLTTDEAKQLLADFAAASEEFSPVLLPPEASLDHLRLERPCLLLAILAACARDHLQARLEIEFRKMLADRVIVNAEKNLDLLQGLLVYLTWNHLYFNPAKEQIYQLSQMATTMAAELKLPLDDSVKDILIQQRGTFDKHGQYYFIIEKMRTFVACYYVDSCISLAMRKPSHFKYCRTVADCCILLPYVSLTASDEILSCFVQLQGLAEEVDQLFQYNNIRWLEVVDYLQIQVMMNKFKGKLDELVQSFPPEAKANSLIQRKCLYIRIYIQEVGLHSPPHHEANMDLSNAMCCSWCSSLPRLNIAISCIRAAQSYINEYVFLPPQSLRSTVLFQESELLYAILVLAAATLGGVTVSEPGQLRELADISSYLIALRDKMMTMGTMTDHGQDRRDYFWKMTQFFKHCLNWKSQDAGNQAPCLGTCSSSSDDSMSFLRILENIPTEEVIQKDSMFNLLDMSWIMSASEF
- a CDS encoding FAD binding domain-containing protein, which produces MNKISIQHERRMVELGPGATWINVYAALEPYHISTAGGRISGVGVGGFLLGGGIAFVSAEKGLGANNVINYEVVLSNGTIVNVNEAENEDLFWAMKLPSTNYGIVTRFDMQLYAQSEKWGHDDTNKDNMVSVAMVRNKGMSLALAVQVNEVGIA